A single region of the Etheostoma cragini isolate CJK2018 chromosome 3, CSU_Ecrag_1.0, whole genome shotgun sequence genome encodes:
- the ccnp gene encoding cyclin N-terminal domain-containing protein 2 isoform X1, which yields MAKTGFCDSKALLDLHKKADERRAPLRTWSNACGPIDRWQPVEESRMAPIKMEPEHRWERRLSAQTSEGIIMGFHEDSRTRSVADGCVEEPLLLYPHGLQGLQSLQALVPSLLRNEVATALERLDLIWDRTYAWDMFLDMMISQTRHSFSNADLPRHFTDGTRSVLVDWLIQVHFISYQEMMHFQEETLYLAIHLLNRSVRQIKVTTVNLQLLGMVCLFLAAKKEECLLPEVSGLCYLMDHTYTKHQLLRMERKVLLGLKFDLSYCPPLHFLLLLSSIARCSAKVVWMARYLLELSLLEGQCVLVLPVQLAGAALCLSRQVLQEPLTPEGEAAWCLASSVHVGSENALLRVMHILASAAAMAHTRETCATFNKFSSPETMHVSRHPGLKNAVGLIGVCI from the exons ATGGCCAAGACTGGTTTCTGCGACTCCAAGGCCCTGCTGGACTTACACAAGAAG GCGGATGAGAGGCGAGCCCCGTTAAGAACTTGGTCTAATGCCTGTGGGCCTATAGATCGCTGGCAGCCTGTAGAGGAGTCCAGGATGGCCCCTATCAAAATGGAGCCAGAACACAGATGG GAAAGACGGTTATCGGCGCAAACAAGTGAAGGCATCATCATGGGATTTCATGAAGACAGTCGAACGCGCTCCGTTG CAGATGGGTGTGTGGAGGAGCCTTTGCTTCTTTACCCTCATGGACTGCAGGGTCTTCAAAGCCTACAGGCACTGGTGCCTAGCTTGCTGCGCAATGAAGTAGCGACAGCACTGGAGAGACTGGACCTCATATGGGACCGGACGTACGCCTGGGACATGTTCTTGGATATGATG ATAAGTCAAACACGACACTCTTTTTCCAACGCCGACCTGCCCCGACATTTCACCGATGGCACTCGTTCTGTCCTGGTAGACTGGCTCATTCAAGTACAT TTTATTTCCTACCAGGAGATGATGCATTTTCAGGAAGAGACCCTCTATCTGGCCATACACCTCCTCAACCGCTCTGTGCGTCAGATCAAGGTGACCACAGTCAACCTGCAGCTCCTCGGCATGGTTTGCCTCTTTCTTGCTGCAAAAAAGGAAGAATGTCTCCTCCCTGAG GTGTCTGGACTCTGCTACTTGATGGACCACACCTACACTAAACATCAACTACTTAGAATGGAGCGGAAAGTCCTTTTAGGGCTTAAGTTTGATTTGTCCTACTGTCCCCCTCTGCATTTCCTCCTCCTACTTTCCTCCATTGCTCGCTGCAGTGCTAAG GTGGTCTGGATGGCTCGGTATCTGCTGGAGCTGTCTCTCCTGGAGGGCCAGTGTGTGCTGGTTCTGCCTGTGCAGCTGGCAGGAGCAGCCCTCTGCTTGTCCCGTCAAGTTCTGCAGGAGCCCCTAACACCAGAAGGGGAGGCTGCGTGGTGTCTGGCCTCCAGTGTCCATGTCGGCAG tgaGAATGCCCTGCTGAGGGTCATGCACATTTTGGCCAGTGCCGCGGCCATGGCCCACACCCGAGAGACCTGTGCTACTTTTAATAAATTCTCCTCCCCAGAGACCATGCATGTCAGCAGGCACCCAGGTCTAAAGAACGCTGTTGGTCTGATAGGGGTATGCATTTGA
- the si:ch211-132b12.7 gene encoding CLOCK-interacting pacemaker yields MQKEQPCLRESSPCATSSKNAKNKTNNMILLAIRGTKDPDDSRGTGSRCSSEKDSGYSDGSDWHQTDAEDQQSSKSQSRGSGHSETSQPVQNKDIGQGNPGNPTLMPSGRKFAPIYITNSMVLKQPNIIQKRGQLLWRNENRETSSSSAAHMILFQQPSLLPATLQHQKPLSQMSNVTGKKINGTYLPTLNSYPRIAPHPNKKPLDTFSWNDKSQNLSKRVCTEHKSDGTPVTRSLPEQHLYKQPKLAVLTSELPCSSSTRDTQLSCPTTVPSSHSSPSGSGLYTTSSILTTRDLPRNSTTSTRHRRFFNTVEILRQSGLLDVTLRTQELLCQSNVMERNIAQLRQHTELLYQAASNPIGSLSGITAWQHLHQAMAESGSYPSLKILQNVQLLCHPDSASQLVPPSRLLTTLPDTNAEQGRELKGEYKSSDNVTFMPPDSSTG; encoded by the exons ATGCAGAAGGAACAACCTTGCTTGCGCGAGAGCAGTCCTTGTGCTACATCCAGCAAGAATGCTAAAAATAAGACCAACAATATGATTCTTCTGGCAATACGTGGTACTAAAGACCCAGATGACTCCAGGGGTACGGGCTCCCGCTGCAGTTCAGAAAAAGACTCTGGTTACTCTG ATGGCTCAGACTGGCACCAGACAGATGCGGAGGACCAGCAGAGTTCCAAAAGCCAGTCCAGAGGCAGTGGGCATTCGGAAACTTCACAGCCAgttcaaaacaaagacattgggCAAGGGAATCCTGGGAATCCTACCCTGATGCCATCAGGCCGCAAGTTTGCGCCCATCTACATCACCAACAGTATGGTGCTTAAGCAG CCGAATATAATCCAGAAAAGAGGTCAGCTGCTCTGGAGAAATGAAAACAGGGAAACCAGCAGTTCTAGTGCTGCCCATATGATTCTTTTCCAGCAGCCTAGTTTGTTGCCGGCCACTCTCCAACACCAAAAGCCCTTGTCCCAGATGTCCAATGTCACagggaagaaaataaatggcacATACTTGCCCACTCTCAACTCCTACCCACGTATTGCACCACACCCCAACAAGAAGCCACTTGATACATTTTCATGGAATGATAAATCCCAGAACCTGAGCAAGAGGGTGTGCACAGAACACAAGAGTGATGGCACACCTGTGACCAGGAGTCTACCTGAGCAGCACCTTTATAAGCAACCCAAATTAGCAGTCTTAACGTCTGAGCTGCCATGTTCCTCTTCAACCAGAGATACTCAATTGTCCTGTCCAACTACTGTCCCCTCGAGCCATAGCTCCCCATCTGGGTCTGGTCTGTACACTACATCCTCCATCCTCACAACCAGGGATCTTCCAAGAAACAGCACCACCAGTACTCGCCATCGCCGTTTCTTCAACACAGTAGAAATCCTCAGACAATCAGGCCTGCTGGACGTTACACTGCGCACACAGGAACTACTGTGCCAGAGCAACGTCATGGAGCGGAACATTGCCCAGCTCCGCCAGCACACAGAGCTACTGTACCAGGCGGCCAGCAACCCCATCGGCAGCCTGAGTGGGATCACAGCCTGGCAACATCTGCACCAAGCCATGGCCGAGTCTGGCAGCTACCCTAGCCTTAAAATCCTGCAAAATGTACAACTCCTGTGCCATCCAGATTCTGCCAGTCAACTAGTGCCGCCGTCTCGCCTTCTCACTACTCTACCTGACACAAACGCAGAACAAGGCAGGGAACTCAAGGGTGAATATAAATCTTCAGATAACGTCACCTTTATGCCTCCTGACAGTTCTACCGGTTAG
- the ccnp gene encoding cyclin N-terminal domain-containing protein 2 isoform X3: MAKTGFCDSKALLDLHKKADERRAPLRTWSNACGPIDRWQPVEESRMAPIKMEPEHRWERRLSAQTSEGIIMGFHEDSRTRSVADGCVEEPLLLYPHGLQGLQSLQALVPSLLRNEVATALERLDLIWDRTYAWDMFLDMMISQTRHSFSNADLPRHFTDGTRSVLVDWLIQVHEMMHFQEETLYLAIHLLNRSVRQIKVTTVNLQLLGMVCLFLAAKKEECLLPEVSGLCYLMDHTYTKHQLLRMERKVLLGLKFDLSYCPPLHFLLLLSSIARCSAKVVWMARYLLELSLLEGQCVLVLPVQLAGAALCLSRQVLQEPLTPEGEAAWCLASSVHVGSENALLRVMHILASAAAMAHTRETCATFNKFSSPETMHVSRHPGLKNAVGLIGVCI; encoded by the exons ATGGCCAAGACTGGTTTCTGCGACTCCAAGGCCCTGCTGGACTTACACAAGAAG GCGGATGAGAGGCGAGCCCCGTTAAGAACTTGGTCTAATGCCTGTGGGCCTATAGATCGCTGGCAGCCTGTAGAGGAGTCCAGGATGGCCCCTATCAAAATGGAGCCAGAACACAGATGG GAAAGACGGTTATCGGCGCAAACAAGTGAAGGCATCATCATGGGATTTCATGAAGACAGTCGAACGCGCTCCGTTG CAGATGGGTGTGTGGAGGAGCCTTTGCTTCTTTACCCTCATGGACTGCAGGGTCTTCAAAGCCTACAGGCACTGGTGCCTAGCTTGCTGCGCAATGAAGTAGCGACAGCACTGGAGAGACTGGACCTCATATGGGACCGGACGTACGCCTGGGACATGTTCTTGGATATGATG ATAAGTCAAACACGACACTCTTTTTCCAACGCCGACCTGCCCCGACATTTCACCGATGGCACTCGTTCTGTCCTGGTAGACTGGCTCATTCAAGTACAT GAGATGATGCATTTTCAGGAAGAGACCCTCTATCTGGCCATACACCTCCTCAACCGCTCTGTGCGTCAGATCAAGGTGACCACAGTCAACCTGCAGCTCCTCGGCATGGTTTGCCTCTTTCTTGCTGCAAAAAAGGAAGAATGTCTCCTCCCTGAG GTGTCTGGACTCTGCTACTTGATGGACCACACCTACACTAAACATCAACTACTTAGAATGGAGCGGAAAGTCCTTTTAGGGCTTAAGTTTGATTTGTCCTACTGTCCCCCTCTGCATTTCCTCCTCCTACTTTCCTCCATTGCTCGCTGCAGTGCTAAG GTGGTCTGGATGGCTCGGTATCTGCTGGAGCTGTCTCTCCTGGAGGGCCAGTGTGTGCTGGTTCTGCCTGTGCAGCTGGCAGGAGCAGCCCTCTGCTTGTCCCGTCAAGTTCTGCAGGAGCCCCTAACACCAGAAGGGGAGGCTGCGTGGTGTCTGGCCTCCAGTGTCCATGTCGGCAG tgaGAATGCCCTGCTGAGGGTCATGCACATTTTGGCCAGTGCCGCGGCCATGGCCCACACCCGAGAGACCTGTGCTACTTTTAATAAATTCTCCTCCCCAGAGACCATGCATGTCAGCAGGCACCCAGGTCTAAAGAACGCTGTTGGTCTGATAGGGGTATGCATTTGA
- the LOC117942195 gene encoding sodium- and chloride-dependent GABA transporter 2-like, which translates to MLNKKGVTQQDASKVEERGHWGSKVEFLLAVAGNVVGLGNVWRFPYLCYKNGGGAFLVPYLIFVVTCGLPLFLLETTIGQYTQAGGITCWRKLCPLAEGIGYGGQLILLYSCMTYIIILAWALLYLVFSFSSQLPWASCNNYWNTDDCVDFSTQNKTFDWTNQTNSTSAATEFWERRVLGISGGIEEIGSIRWEVLLCLIAMWIVCYFCIWKGVKSTGKVVYFTATFPYVMLVILLIRGLSLPGALQGVLYYLLPELSRLTDPQVWMEAGAQIFFSYSVGVGSLTVLGSYNTYNNNCYKDSLWLCLLNSCTSVVAGFAVFSVLGFMAHEQGVPIAEVAESGPGLAFIAYPQAVAMMPLPQLWSICFFVMLILLGLDTQFVAMEVVMTSIIDLFPTVMRRAGRREGLLLLFCFICFFSQLVMITEGGMYVFQMFDYYACNGACILFLCVFETLALGWVFGAERLFGIIKDMTGVQPNPFFKICWLYLTPLVSLGSFICSLVEYQPLTFNRWYVYPAWTYVLGWLMALSSILLVPGWALYKLGTGTGNLTQRFHHLCRPDPDCSLTQKRETELHIEGGNLQHLLI; encoded by the exons atgttgaataaaaaaggTGTAACACAACAAGATGCTTCTaaagtggaggagagaggacacTGGGGCAGTAAGGTGGAGTTTCTCTTGGCTGTGGCAGGAAATGTTGTTGGCCTGGGCAACGTGTGGAGGTTTCCCTACCTCTGCTACAAAAATGGAGGGG GTGCATTCCTGGTGCCGTATCTGATATTTGTGGTGACATGTGGGTTACCCCTGTTCCTGCTGGAGACGACTATAGGCCAGTACACCCAGGCGGGGGGCATCACCTGCTGGAGGAAGCTATGTCCACTGGCAGAAG GTATCGGCTACGGTGGGCAGCTGATCCTGCTCTACAGCTGTATGACCTACATCATTATTCTGGCCTGGGCATTGCTCTATCTGGTGTTCTCCTTCAGCTCCCAGCTTCCCTGGGCCAGCTGCAACAATTACTGGAACACAG ATGACTGCGTAGActtttcaacacaaaacaaaacctttgaTTGGACAAACCAGACAAACTCAACCTCTGCTGCCACAGAGTTCTGGGA ACGACGAGTGCTGGGTATCTCAGGGGGGATTGAGGAAATAGGCAGCATCAGGTGGGAGGTGCTGTTGTGCCTCATTGCAATGTGGATCGTCTGCTACTTTTGtatttggaaaggggtcaagtCTACAGGAAAG GTGGTGTACTTTACTGCTACCTTCCCCTATGTGATGTTGGTAATTCTTTTGATCCGTGGACTCTCTCTCCCTGGGGCTCTACAAGGAGTACTGTATTATCTTCTGCCTGAACTTTCACGACTCACAGACCCACAG GTTTGGATGGAGGCTGGGGCTCAGATCTTCTTCTCATACAGTGTGGGTGTGGGCTCCTTAACTGTGCTAGGCAGCTACAACACCTACAACAACAACTGCTATAA agACAGTCTGTGGCTGTGTTTGCTGAACAGTTGTACCAGTGTGGTGGCTGGGTTTGCAGTCTTCTCTGTACTGGGATTCATGGCTCATGAGCAAGGTGTCCCCATAGCAGAAGTGGCAGAGTCAG GTCCAGGCTTGGCGTTCATTGCATACCCTCAGGCTGTAGCCATGATGCCTCTTCCCCAACTGTGGTCcatctgtttctttgtaatGCTCATTCTCTTGGGTCTGGACACACAA TTTGTTGCCATGGAGGTGGTGATGACATCCATCATAGATTTGTTTCCCACAGTTATGCGCAGGGCAGGCCGGCGGGAAGGCCTGCTCCTTCTCTTCTGCTTCATATGCTTCTTCTCTCAGCTGGTCATGATCACTGAG GGAGGAATGTATGTGTTCCAGATGTTTGACTACTACGCCTGCAACGGAGCCTGCATcctatttctttgtgtgtttgaaacTTTGGCGCTGGGATGGGTATTTG GGGCAGAGAGGTTGTTTGGCATCATCAAGGACATGACAGGTGTGCAGCCCAACCCTTTCTTTAAAATCTGCTGGCTTTACCTCACCCCATTGGTCTCACTG GGCTCTTTTATATGTTCTTTAGTTGAGTACCAGCCTCTGACCTTTAACCGCTGGTATGTGTACCCAGCCTGGACATACGTGTTGGGCTGGCTCATGGCCCTCTCCTCTATTCTGCTAGTGCCGGGATGGGCGCTGTATAAACTGGGAACTGGGACTGGGAACCTCACTCAG cGTTTCCATCATCTGTGTCGACCTGACCCCGACTGCTCACTGACCCAAAAGAGAGAAACTGAGCTGCACATTGAAGGGGGAAATCTACAACACCTGTTGATATGA
- the ccnp gene encoding cyclin N-terminal domain-containing protein 2 isoform X2, whose protein sequence is MAKTGFCDSKALLDLHKKADERRAPLRTWSNACGPIDRWQPVEESRMAPIKMEPEHRWERRLSAQTSEGIIMGFHEDSRTRSVDGCVEEPLLLYPHGLQGLQSLQALVPSLLRNEVATALERLDLIWDRTYAWDMFLDMMISQTRHSFSNADLPRHFTDGTRSVLVDWLIQVHFISYQEMMHFQEETLYLAIHLLNRSVRQIKVTTVNLQLLGMVCLFLAAKKEECLLPEVSGLCYLMDHTYTKHQLLRMERKVLLGLKFDLSYCPPLHFLLLLSSIARCSAKVVWMARYLLELSLLEGQCVLVLPVQLAGAALCLSRQVLQEPLTPEGEAAWCLASSVHVGSENALLRVMHILASAAAMAHTRETCATFNKFSSPETMHVSRHPGLKNAVGLIGVCI, encoded by the exons ATGGCCAAGACTGGTTTCTGCGACTCCAAGGCCCTGCTGGACTTACACAAGAAG GCGGATGAGAGGCGAGCCCCGTTAAGAACTTGGTCTAATGCCTGTGGGCCTATAGATCGCTGGCAGCCTGTAGAGGAGTCCAGGATGGCCCCTATCAAAATGGAGCCAGAACACAGATGG GAAAGACGGTTATCGGCGCAAACAAGTGAAGGCATCATCATGGGATTTCATGAAGACAGTCGAACGCGCTCCGTTG ATGGGTGTGTGGAGGAGCCTTTGCTTCTTTACCCTCATGGACTGCAGGGTCTTCAAAGCCTACAGGCACTGGTGCCTAGCTTGCTGCGCAATGAAGTAGCGACAGCACTGGAGAGACTGGACCTCATATGGGACCGGACGTACGCCTGGGACATGTTCTTGGATATGATG ATAAGTCAAACACGACACTCTTTTTCCAACGCCGACCTGCCCCGACATTTCACCGATGGCACTCGTTCTGTCCTGGTAGACTGGCTCATTCAAGTACAT TTTATTTCCTACCAGGAGATGATGCATTTTCAGGAAGAGACCCTCTATCTGGCCATACACCTCCTCAACCGCTCTGTGCGTCAGATCAAGGTGACCACAGTCAACCTGCAGCTCCTCGGCATGGTTTGCCTCTTTCTTGCTGCAAAAAAGGAAGAATGTCTCCTCCCTGAG GTGTCTGGACTCTGCTACTTGATGGACCACACCTACACTAAACATCAACTACTTAGAATGGAGCGGAAAGTCCTTTTAGGGCTTAAGTTTGATTTGTCCTACTGTCCCCCTCTGCATTTCCTCCTCCTACTTTCCTCCATTGCTCGCTGCAGTGCTAAG GTGGTCTGGATGGCTCGGTATCTGCTGGAGCTGTCTCTCCTGGAGGGCCAGTGTGTGCTGGTTCTGCCTGTGCAGCTGGCAGGAGCAGCCCTCTGCTTGTCCCGTCAAGTTCTGCAGGAGCCCCTAACACCAGAAGGGGAGGCTGCGTGGTGTCTGGCCTCCAGTGTCCATGTCGGCAG tgaGAATGCCCTGCTGAGGGTCATGCACATTTTGGCCAGTGCCGCGGCCATGGCCCACACCCGAGAGACCTGTGCTACTTTTAATAAATTCTCCTCCCCAGAGACCATGCATGTCAGCAGGCACCCAGGTCTAAAGAACGCTGTTGGTCTGATAGGGGTATGCATTTGA
- the ccnp gene encoding cyclin N-terminal domain-containing protein 2 isoform X4, whose product MADGCVEEPLLLYPHGLQGLQSLQALVPSLLRNEVATALERLDLIWDRTYAWDMFLDMMISQTRHSFSNADLPRHFTDGTRSVLVDWLIQVHFISYQEMMHFQEETLYLAIHLLNRSVRQIKVTTVNLQLLGMVCLFLAAKKEECLLPEVSGLCYLMDHTYTKHQLLRMERKVLLGLKFDLSYCPPLHFLLLLSSIARCSAKVVWMARYLLELSLLEGQCVLVLPVQLAGAALCLSRQVLQEPLTPEGEAAWCLASSVHVGSENALLRVMHILASAAAMAHTRETCATFNKFSSPETMHVSRHPGLKNAVGLIGVCI is encoded by the exons ATGG CAGATGGGTGTGTGGAGGAGCCTTTGCTTCTTTACCCTCATGGACTGCAGGGTCTTCAAAGCCTACAGGCACTGGTGCCTAGCTTGCTGCGCAATGAAGTAGCGACAGCACTGGAGAGACTGGACCTCATATGGGACCGGACGTACGCCTGGGACATGTTCTTGGATATGATG ATAAGTCAAACACGACACTCTTTTTCCAACGCCGACCTGCCCCGACATTTCACCGATGGCACTCGTTCTGTCCTGGTAGACTGGCTCATTCAAGTACAT TTTATTTCCTACCAGGAGATGATGCATTTTCAGGAAGAGACCCTCTATCTGGCCATACACCTCCTCAACCGCTCTGTGCGTCAGATCAAGGTGACCACAGTCAACCTGCAGCTCCTCGGCATGGTTTGCCTCTTTCTTGCTGCAAAAAAGGAAGAATGTCTCCTCCCTGAG GTGTCTGGACTCTGCTACTTGATGGACCACACCTACACTAAACATCAACTACTTAGAATGGAGCGGAAAGTCCTTTTAGGGCTTAAGTTTGATTTGTCCTACTGTCCCCCTCTGCATTTCCTCCTCCTACTTTCCTCCATTGCTCGCTGCAGTGCTAAG GTGGTCTGGATGGCTCGGTATCTGCTGGAGCTGTCTCTCCTGGAGGGCCAGTGTGTGCTGGTTCTGCCTGTGCAGCTGGCAGGAGCAGCCCTCTGCTTGTCCCGTCAAGTTCTGCAGGAGCCCCTAACACCAGAAGGGGAGGCTGCGTGGTGTCTGGCCTCCAGTGTCCATGTCGGCAG tgaGAATGCCCTGCTGAGGGTCATGCACATTTTGGCCAGTGCCGCGGCCATGGCCCACACCCGAGAGACCTGTGCTACTTTTAATAAATTCTCCTCCCCAGAGACCATGCATGTCAGCAGGCACCCAGGTCTAAAGAACGCTGTTGGTCTGATAGGGGTATGCATTTGA